TCAGGGCGGCGAGCTCGGTCGGCGTCATCCGGCGGGATTATCCCACGGCGGCCCCGAGGCCGCGACCGGCCGGTAGAGGCCGCGCTCCTCGATGAGCCGGGCCACCGGGCCGGGCACCAGCCCGTCGGTGCCGAGACCGGCGCCGGCGCGGCGCCGCACCTCGGTGGCGCTGATCGGCGGCGAGTCGATGTGGACGATCAGGGTGCGACCCGGGTGGAACCCCAGCGCCGCCGCCTCGGCGGCGTCGACCTCGCCCACCCCGCCGCGGTTGAGGAGCAGGAAGCGGGCGCTCTCCAGCACCTCGTCGCGGCGGTGCCAGGTGGGGATGTCGCGGGCGGCGTCGGTGCCGAGGGCGAACCAGATCTCGGTGCCGGGGTGCTCGGCGGCGAGCTCGGCGAGGGTGTCGGCGGTGTAGGACGGGCCGGGGCGGCGCAGCTCGTGGTCGAGCACCCGCATCCGCTCGCGGCCCGCGATGGCGGCGCGGAGCAGGTCGAGGCGGTCGGCGGGGCTGGCGATGGTGGCGCCGCGATGCGGCGGCGTGTTGGCGGGCACCAGCCACACCTCGGCGGCGCCGGCGAGGTCGCGGGCCTGCTCGGCGGCGGCGAGGTGGCCGAGGTGGACGGGGTCGAAGGTGCCGCCGAGCACCACCACCCGGCCGGGGTCGCTCACTCGGTGGGCTCCTCCACGTAGGTGAACTCGGCGCGCCCCATGCGCACGGTGTCACCCCCGACGCAGCCCGCCGCGGCGAGCGCGGCGTCGACGCCGGCCACCTTGAGCCGGCGCTGCATCCGGGTCACCGCCTCCTCGGAGTTGAGGTCGGTCATCGCCACCTCGCGCTCCAGGGCCTCGCCCCTCACCCGCCAGGCGTCGTCCTCGCGCACCACGACGACGTCGCCGAGACGCCGGGGACGGTGGCGATAGATGCGGTGCTCGCCGCTCGCCGACCCCGGCGGGGCGGTGACCGCGGCCGCCCGGCGCGCCTCGATCACCAGCCTGGCCACCCGTCCCAGCAGCTCCTGCACCCCCTCACGGCCGGCCGCCGAGATCGCCAGCGACGCGGGCTCGGCGGCGGCGAGCGCGGCCGCGGCCTCCCGCCCCTCGTGCACGTCCACCTTGTTCAGCGCGACCAGGCCCTCACGGGCGGCGAGCACCTCGCTGAAGGACAGCAGCTCGGCGCGCACCGCCGCCAGCGCCGCCCGCGCCGCCTCCTCCCCCGCGGAGGCGTCGACGACGTGGACCAGCACCCGGGTGCGCTCGAGGTGGCGGAGGAAGTCGATGCCGAGCCCGGCGCCGAGGTGGGCGCCCTCGATGAGGCCGGGCACGTCGGCGAAGACCAGGGTGCGGCCGCCCTCGATCTCGGCGACGCCGAGGTTGGGCTCGAGGGTGGTGAAGGGGTAGGCGGCGATCTTCGGATGGGCGGCGGTGAGCGCCGCCAGCAGCGTCGACTTGCCGGCGTTGGGCAGTCCCACCAGCCCGACGTCGGCGATCAGCTTCAGCTCCAGCTCGATGCGGCGGTGCTGGCCGGGCTCCCCCAGCTCGCCGATCCGCGGCGCCTGGTGCACCGAGGTGGCGAAGCGGGCGTTGCCGCGGCCGCCGCGACCGTGGCGGGCCACCACCACCCGCTCGCCGGCGACGGCGAGGTCGGCGAGCACCTGGTCCTCGTCGAGGTCGCGCACCACCGTGCCCACCGGCACCTCGAGGATGAGGTCGGCGCCGGCGCGCCCCGCCTTCAGCGCCCCGGCGCCGGCCCGGCCGCTCTCGGCACGGAAGCGGCGCCGGTCGCGGAAGGCGCCGAGGGTGCTGGCCTGGGGGTCGGCGACGAGCACGATGTCGCCGCCGCGACCGCCGTCACCGCCGTCGGGGCCGCCGTTGGGCTGGTAGCGCTCGCGGCGGAAGCTGACCGACCCGCGTCCCCCGTCCCCGGCCGTGACCTCGAGGACGACCTCGTCGAGGAACAGCTCAGTCCGCGGCCGGTGCGAGCGCGGCGTCCATGTTGCCGACCCGGAGCAGCGGCAGCTCGAGCACGTTGACCCGGGAGCGGTCGCCCCGGGTCTTGTCGAATGCCACCGTCCCCGAGCGCAGCGCGTAGAGGGTGTGGTCGCGGCCCACGCCGACGTTGTCGCCGGCGAGGATGCGGGTGCCCCGCTGGCGCACGATGATCGTCCCGGCGAGCACGAGCTGGCCGGCGTTGCGCTTCACTCCGAGCCGGCGGCCGGCGCTGTCGCGGCCGTTGCGCGAGCTGCCACCGCCCTTCTTGTGAGCCATCGGGTCAGTCCTCCGTGTCGCCGGCCGTGCCGGTGACCTGCGGCTCCACCGCCTCCGGGGCGGCGGCCTTCGGGGCGCGGCGCCGGGCGGGGGCGGGGGCGGGGGCCTCCACACCGGCGGCGGCGGGCGCGCCCGGGCTGGGCAGCGGCTGGCCGGCGGTGAGCAGCGCCTCCACGCGCAGCTCGGTATACCGGCTGCGATGGCCCTGGGTGCGCCGGTAGCGCTTCTTCGCCTTGTACTTGTAGACGCGCAGCTTGCGTCCGAGACGGTGCCCGACGACGACCGCGGCGACGCGGGCGCCCTGGGCGGCGTCGATCCCGGAGCCGGCGCCGTCGGCGTCGCCGAGGAGGAGCACGGGCTCCAGGGCGATCATCGACCCCACCTCGGCGGCCACGCGGTCGACGAGGAAGCGGTCACCCGGGGCGAGCCGGTACTGGTGGCCCCCCTGCTGGACGATGGCGTACATGCGAGCTCCCGAGATGCTGCGGCGCACGTCCGGGCCGACCGGACTCTGCCGGAATGCCCGGCCAGCGCGACGCGTGAGGATAGCATGCCCGGGCTCAGTGCCCGGTCGGCGACGGGCTCGGACGGTGGAGTCCGCGCGCCGTCGGCGAGGCGCTCGGCGAGGGCGACGGCGACGGGGTGGGCGGCGGCGGGGCGTCGATGTTGATCGGCGCGGTGTCGGGCACCGAGGTCACGGTGCCGTTGGCCTCGCTGACCTGGACGGTCACGGGGTAGCGGCCCAGGTAGGCGGAGGGCACCACGTGGGCCCTGAAGACCACCGTCAGCCGCCCCGGCCCGGCGTTCCCCGCGGGCGGGATGGTCCAGCCTCCGTAGTCCAGCACCACCGCGTTGGGCGCCGGGTCGGTGGCGTTGCTCCGGGTCGCGTTCCCGCCCAGGCGCTCGGTCTTCTGGAAGGCGAGGATGTCGGGAAGGGTGATCAGCACGTCGACCCCCGACGACGGCCCGCTGCCGTCGTTGGTCACGGTGAGCAGGTAGGTGACGTCGTCCTCGCGCTTGACCCGGTTGGGCACCGCCGCGATGCTGATGTTGAGGTGGCCGGAGGGACCGACCTTGAGGTCGGCGGGCTTGCCCACCAGCTCGCCGTCGGCGCTGTCGCTGAAGACGTGGGGGGTCACCGCGAAGGTGCCCGGCTTCGACTTCACGGCGATCGTGAAGGTGATGGTGACGTGGGGGCGGCGCACCGTCCCGTCGGCCTGGCTCACCGGCGCGTTCAGGGTCCACACCCCCCAGGAGGGGTTGTTGGTGCGCACCCCGGGATCCTGGGGCAGGGTCCGCAGCACCCCGTAGGGGTCGATGTCGATGCTGTTGGTGGCGACGTACGTGGCCCCGTCGGGGAGGTCGACGCGGGCGCTCACCCCGCTCGCCGCCTGGGGACCGCCGTTGACGATGCTCAGCGTGTAGGTCGGGGTGTCCCCCGCCTTGACGGTGGCGCCGTTCTCGCCGCTGGTGAGGCTGACGATCAGGCTGCTGAGGCTTCCACTGCCGCAGCCGGGCAGCGCGGGCAGAGCCGCGAGCACCACCAGCAGGGGGAGCAGCCACGCCAGTGCGCGGCGAGAGCCCGCGCTCAGACCCGGCTCGGGGTCCTGAGCGGCGAGAGCGGCCGCCGGACCGAGCGCGGCTGCAGCGGCACGTCGGCGGCGCTGGGCAGCGGCATCGGATAGCCGACCTCGGCGAGCAGCCGGAGCGCCAGCGTGACGTCGAGCCCGACCACGGTGTCGACCCGGCCGCCCACCGCCTCGATCCAGTCCCCGGCGCCGCCCTGGATGGCGTACCCGCCGGCCTTGTCGAGGGGCTCGCCCGAGGCCACGTAGGCGTCGAGGTCGGCGTCGTCGATCATCCGCATCCGGACCGCGGAGCGGCTCACGCCCAGCGCCTCGGCCCCGTTGGGCGCGGCGATGGCACAGATGCCGGTGAGGACGGTGTGGCGGGTGCCCTTGAGCTCGTCGAGCATCTGGCGGGCCCGCTCGGGGG
This Candidatus Dormiibacterota bacterium DNA region includes the following protein-coding sequences:
- the nadD gene encoding nicotinate (nicotinamide) nucleotide adenylyltransferase, with the protein product MSDPGRVVVLGGTFDPVHLGHLAAAEQARDLAGAAEVWLVPANTPPHRGATIASPADRLDLLRAAIAGRERMRVLDHELRRPGPSYTADTLAELAAEHPGTEIWFALGTDAARDIPTWHRRDEVLESARFLLLNRGGVGEVDAAEAAALGFHPGRTLIVHIDSPPISATEVRRRAGAGLGTDGLVPGPVARLIEERGLYRPVAASGPPWDNPAG
- the rplU gene encoding 50S ribosomal protein L21; protein product: MRRSISGARMYAIVQQGGHQYRLAPGDRFLVDRVAAEVGSMIALEPVLLLGDADGAGSGIDAAQGARVAAVVVGHRLGRKLRVYKYKAKKRYRRTQGHRSRYTELRVEALLTAGQPLPSPGAPAAAGVEAPAPAPARRRAPKAAAPEAVEPQVTGTAGDTED
- the obgE gene encoding GTPase ObgE; its protein translation is MFLDEVVLEVTAGDGGRGSVSFRRERYQPNGGPDGGDGGRGGDIVLVADPQASTLGAFRDRRRFRAESGRAGAGALKAGRAGADLILEVPVGTVVRDLDEDQVLADLAVAGERVVVARHGRGGRGNARFATSVHQAPRIGELGEPGQHRRIELELKLIADVGLVGLPNAGKSTLLAALTAAHPKIAAYPFTTLEPNLGVAEIEGGRTLVFADVPGLIEGAHLGAGLGIDFLRHLERTRVLVHVVDASAGEEAARAALAAVRAELLSFSEVLAAREGLVALNKVDVHEGREAAAALAAAEPASLAISAAGREGVQELLGRVARLVIEARRAAAVTAPPGSASGEHRIYRHRPRRLGDVVVVREDDAWRVRGEALEREVAMTDLNSEEAVTRMQRRLKVAGVDAALAAAGCVGGDTVRMGRAEFTYVEEPTE
- the rpmA gene encoding 50S ribosomal protein L27, with product MAHKKGGGSSRNGRDSAGRRLGVKRNAGQLVLAGTIIVRQRGTRILAGDNVGVGRDHTLYALRSGTVAFDKTRGDRSRVNVLELPLLRVGNMDAALAPAAD
- a CDS encoding Maf family protein, with the translated sequence MTRIVLASSSPRRRELLSRIGVRFTVVTPPSEEISPPSGMCSDLAVQLVARHKALSVARTQAVGTFVLAADTAVVGPSGLMGKPGTPERARQMLDELKGTRHTVLTGICAIAAPNGAEALGVSRSAVRMRMIDDADLDAYVASGEPLDKAGGYAIQGGAGDWIEAVGGRVDTVVGLDVTLALRLLAEVGYPMPLPSAADVPLQPRSVRRPLSPLRTPSRV